Proteins from a single region of Papaver somniferum cultivar HN1 unplaced genomic scaffold, ASM357369v1 unplaced-scaffold_70, whole genome shotgun sequence:
- the LOC113343945 gene encoding uncharacterized protein LOC113343945, whose translation MKVVVLPVVKEEFLVVVVFNMIVVISGGKVRMMKLIVSRDNDGSGCGCGDSDGGDWVWLWLLGDGGSGDTSGNYHCLRQNHFRKYYDKVLRVGGRDLDDTVYPGPFCVVISLFFFFCSFLEWGTNFATTDQLMEQQCKGFMSCLILHHLSNASDELLPTFLHTWVYICSGSDQ comes from the exons atgaaggtggtggtgctGCCGGTGGTAAAGGAGGAG tttctggtggtggtggtatttAACATGATTGTTGTTATAAGTGGTGGTAAGGTTAGAATGATGAAATTAATTGTCAGTAGAGATAATGATGGTTCTGGTTGTGGTTGCGGTGATAGTGATGGTGGAGATTGGGTGTGGCTGTGGTTGTTGGGAGATGGTGGTAGTGGTGATACTTCTGGCAATTATCACTGCCTTCGCCAAAACCACTTCCGAAAGTATTACGACAAG GTTCTTCGTGTTGGAGGACGAGACTTGGACGATACAGTGTACCCAGGGCCTTTTTGTGTTGTAATatccctcttcttctttttttgttcttttttagagTGGGGTACAAATTTTGCGACTACAGATCAACTTATGGAACAACAGTGTAAAGGGTTCATGTCTTGTCTCATATTGCATCACCTAAGCAACGCCTCTGATGAGCTGCTTCCCACCTTCTTACACACTTGGGTTTACATTTGCAGCGGCAGTGACCAATAA